The Gadus macrocephalus chromosome 13, ASM3116895v1 genome includes a window with the following:
- the tfe3b gene encoding transcription factor E3b isoform X2 has product MSSRVLLRQQLMREQAQEQERREAQQQASVSQLRSSDSTPAISVSLPPNTARPPPAQVPVEVLKVQTHLENPTKYHIQQAQRQQVKEYLSTTLGNTALTLSLGVPGVQQSSSAPEMAPTAHSAPNSPMALLNLGTNNNKEQIEDVIDDIISLESSFNDDIMTFIDSGLQLPSTLPGNLLDVYHSPGMAAPTLTASNSCPADLPNIKREIHDVKAIMKERQKKDNHNLIERRRRFNINDRIKELGGLIPKSSDPEMRWNKGTILKASVDYIRKLQKEQQRAKEVEMRQKKLEHANHSLLLRIQELEMQARLNGVPGGLTSDPSLFQQQHNSQNGQHLSAGGGAVSNHTLLSLEAAAIGQGVPASFLSPPSSESPVGVTLSSPLDLGSLSFAELDESEASGLYPDVSLSSILMDEGCTLSPEREGDPLFSPLSPGASRSSLDMDEDL; this is encoded by the exons ATGTCGTCCCGCGTGTTGCTGAGGCAGCAACTAATGCGAGAGCAAGCCCAGGAACAGGAGAGACGCGAGGCCCAGCAACAAGCCTCCGTTTCCCAGCTCAGATCATCAGACTCCACCCCTGCTATTTCAGTGTCACTGCCCCCAAACACAGCCCGGCCTCCCCCAGCGCAGGTTCCTGTGGAGGTGCTCAAA GTGCAAACTCACCTCGAGAACCCCACTAAATACCACATCCAGCAGGCTCAGAGGCAACAGGTCAAGGAGTacctctccaccactctggGTAATACAGCACTAACCCTAAGTCTGGGGGTACCCGGTGTGCAACAATCCAGCTCTGCCCCAGAGATGGCTCCGACCGCACACAGCGCTCCGAACAGCCCCATGGCTCTGCTTAACCTgggcaccaacaacaacaaagaacaa ATCGAGGATGTGatcgatgacatcatcagcCTTGAGTCCAGCTTTAATGATGACATCATGACGTTTATTGACTCGGGTCTTCAATTGCCTAGCACG CTCCCTGGGAATCTTTTGGATGTATACCATAGCCCAGGAATGGCAGCTCCTACCTTGACTGCCAGCAATTCCTGTCCTGCCGATCTTCCAAACATTAAAAGGGAAATTCACG ATGTCAAAGCAATTATGAAGGAGAGGCAGAAAAAAGACAACCATAATCTCA TTGAGAGGAGGCGAAGATTTAACATCAATGACCGCATCAAGGAGCTTGGAGGTCTAATACCCAAATCCAGTGATCC GGAGATGCGCTGGAACAAGGGCACCATCCTCAAGGCCTCAGTGGACTACATCAGGAAGCTGCAGAAAGAGCAGCAGCGAgccaaggaggtggagatgcgTCAGAAAAAGCTGGAGCACGCGAATCATAGCCTCCTGCTACGCATCCAG GAACTGGAGATGCAGGCTCGCCTCAACGGAGTCCCCGGCGgcctgacctccgacccctccctgttccagcAGCAGCACAACTCTCAGAACGGCCAGCATCTGTCCGCCGGTGGCGGAGCAGTCTCTAACCACACCCTCCTCAGCCTGGAGGCAGCCGCCATAGGCCAGGGTGTCCCAGCCTCCTTCCTGTCCCCGCCCTCCTCAGAGTCCCCGGTGGGGGTCACCCTCAGCAGCCCCCTTGACCTGGGGAGCCTGAGCTTCGCTGAGCTGGACGAGTCAGAGGCCTCAGGCCTCTACCCGGACGTCAGCCTGAGCTCCATCCTCATGGACGAGGGGTGCACCCTGTCTCccgagagggagggggacccccttttctcccctctgtcccccggTGCCTCCAGGAGCAGCCTCGATATGGACGAGGACTTGTGA
- the gnl3l gene encoding guanine nucleotide-binding protein-like 3-like protein → MSKTKKKKAKRIALHGKSRPTEGNKSEGLGRLKQKSPSSMRSVKDHKKPEEIGKQRLLQLQEKQRISKEQQLIKRKSLNSFQNDILQRQKDFEIKEVEMQNLEKHVNFENENSRKAYFREFKKVVEASDVILEVLDARDPLGCRCPQVEQAVIQSGTNKKIVLVLNKIDLVSKEIVEKWIKYLRNEFPTVAFKSSTQLQNKNLKRSNVPVTQATVELLNSSACVGADCLMKLLGNYCRNLDIKTAITVGVVGFPNVGKSSLINSLKRSRSCSVGATPGMTKCLQEIHLDKHIKLLDCPGIVMATSTSDAAMILRNCVKIELLVDPLPPVEAILRRCNKPQIMEFYGVPDFRTPLEFLALLAKRQGKLKKGGLPDCDKAAKSVLIDWTGGRISYFTHPPETHTLPTHVSAEIVTEMGKAFDWDELEKGNQEVLAESSTVQMGFCMETAGMTQGFPAEGGCDLAMEGALVEDLELRDETESMDDDQDTEFGPMTVEMKSVKAKSSASAEAAPKPVDLKDILYVDPLHQGQALQAAGKKRKKQQKRADKLATKLSDTLTSAMNFSF, encoded by the exons CTTCTGCAGCTCCAGGAAAAGCAGAGAATCTCAAAAGAACAACAACTGATAAAGAGAAAGAGTCTCAATAGTTTTCAGAATGACATCTTGCAGCGACAGAAAGATTTCGAGATCAAG gAAGTGGAGATGCAGAATTTGGAGAAGCATGTCAATTTTGAAAATGAGAATTCAAGAAAGGCCTATTTCAGAGAATTCAAAAAG GTGGTGGAGGCGTCCGATGTGATCTTGGAGGTCCTGGATGCACGCGACCCTCTGGGATGTCGGTGCCCGCAGGTGGAGCAGGCCGTCATCCAGAGTGGGACTAACAAGAAAATAGTCCTGGTGTTGAATAAAATCG ATCTGGTCTCAAAGGAAATAGTTGAGAAATGGATCAAGTATCTACGCAATGAGTTTCCCACTGTGGCTTTCAAATCCTCCACTCAGCTACAGAACAAGAACTTG AAGCGCAGCAATGTGCCGGTGACCCAGGCCACCGTAGAGCTCCTCAACAGTAGTGCCTGTGTGGGAGCTGACTGCCTGATGAAACTGTTGGGGAATTACTGCCGCAACCTGGACATCAAGACGGCGATCACGGTCGGTGTTGTCG GTTTTCCCAACGTGGGAAAAAGCAGCTTAATTAACAGTCTAAAGCGATCGCGGTCCTGCAGTGTCGGGGCCACACCTGGTATGACAAA GTGCCTTCAAGAAATACATCTGGACAAACACATAAAGCTTCTAGATTGCCCTGGCATTGTCATGGCTACTTCCACATCCGATGCAGCAATGATTCTACGGAACTGCGTGAAAATCGAGCTTCTGGTCGACCCCCTTCCCCCTGTGGAAGCCATTCTCAGACGCTGCAATAAACCCCAG ATCATGGAGTTTTATGGGGTTCCAGACTTTCGCACACCCCTGGAGTTCTTGGCACTACTTGCCAAACGGCAAGGCAAACTGAAGAAGGGGGGATTGCCCGACTGTGACAAAGCAGCAAAGAGCGTCTTAATCGACTGGACAGG AGGAAGGATCAGTTACTTCACACACCCTCCAGAGACCCATACTCTGCCCACCCATGTCAGTGCAGAGATTGTTACAGAGATGGGCAAAGCGTTTGACTGGGACGAACTTGAGAAAGGAAATCAGGAAGTTCTTGCAG AATCATCCACGGTCCAAATGGGATTCTGCATGGAAACAGCTGGGATGACGCAAGGTTTTCCAGCTGAGGGAGGGTGTGACTTGGCGATGGAGGGGGCCCTTGTCGAAGACCTAGAACTAAGAGATGAAACTGAATCTATGGACGATGACCAAGACACAGAG TTTGGACCAATGACCGTGGAGATGAAATCTGTTAAGGCCAAATCCAGTGCCTCTGCAGAGGCAGCACCCAAACCTGTTGATTTGAAGGATATCCTGTATGTAGACCCTCTGCACCAAGGCCAGGCACTTCAGGCTGCCgggaagaagaggaaaaagCAGCAGAAAAGAGCAG ATAAACTTGCCACCAAACTCTCTGATACGTTGACCTCTGCAATGAATTTTTCATTTTAA
- the tfe3b gene encoding transcription factor E3b isoform X1, translating to MSSRVLLRQQLMREQAQEQERREAQQQASVSQLRSSDSTPAISVSLPPNTARPPPAQVPVEVLKVQTHLENPTKYHIQQAQRQQVKEYLSTTLGNTALTLSLGVPGVQQSSSAPEMAPTAHSAPNSPMALLNLGTNNNKEQIEDVIDDIISLESSFNDDIMTFIDSGLQLPSTLPGNLLDVYHSPGMAAPTLTASNSCPADLPNIKREIHDTDVKAIMKERQKKDNHNLIERRRRFNINDRIKELGGLIPKSSDPEMRWNKGTILKASVDYIRKLQKEQQRAKEVEMRQKKLEHANHSLLLRIQELEMQARLNGVPGGLTSDPSLFQQQHNSQNGQHLSAGGGAVSNHTLLSLEAAAIGQGVPASFLSPPSSESPVGVTLSSPLDLGSLSFAELDESEASGLYPDVSLSSILMDEGCTLSPEREGDPLFSPLSPGASRSSLDMDEDL from the exons ATGTCGTCCCGCGTGTTGCTGAGGCAGCAACTAATGCGAGAGCAAGCCCAGGAACAGGAGAGACGCGAGGCCCAGCAACAAGCCTCCGTTTCCCAGCTCAGATCATCAGACTCCACCCCTGCTATTTCAGTGTCACTGCCCCCAAACACAGCCCGGCCTCCCCCAGCGCAGGTTCCTGTGGAGGTGCTCAAA GTGCAAACTCACCTCGAGAACCCCACTAAATACCACATCCAGCAGGCTCAGAGGCAACAGGTCAAGGAGTacctctccaccactctggGTAATACAGCACTAACCCTAAGTCTGGGGGTACCCGGTGTGCAACAATCCAGCTCTGCCCCAGAGATGGCTCCGACCGCACACAGCGCTCCGAACAGCCCCATGGCTCTGCTTAACCTgggcaccaacaacaacaaagaacaa ATCGAGGATGTGatcgatgacatcatcagcCTTGAGTCCAGCTTTAATGATGACATCATGACGTTTATTGACTCGGGTCTTCAATTGCCTAGCACG CTCCCTGGGAATCTTTTGGATGTATACCATAGCCCAGGAATGGCAGCTCCTACCTTGACTGCCAGCAATTCCTGTCCTGCCGATCTTCCAAACATTAAAAGGGAAATTCACG ATACAGATGTCAAAGCAATTATGAAGGAGAGGCAGAAAAAAGACAACCATAATCTCA TTGAGAGGAGGCGAAGATTTAACATCAATGACCGCATCAAGGAGCTTGGAGGTCTAATACCCAAATCCAGTGATCC GGAGATGCGCTGGAACAAGGGCACCATCCTCAAGGCCTCAGTGGACTACATCAGGAAGCTGCAGAAAGAGCAGCAGCGAgccaaggaggtggagatgcgTCAGAAAAAGCTGGAGCACGCGAATCATAGCCTCCTGCTACGCATCCAG GAACTGGAGATGCAGGCTCGCCTCAACGGAGTCCCCGGCGgcctgacctccgacccctccctgttccagcAGCAGCACAACTCTCAGAACGGCCAGCATCTGTCCGCCGGTGGCGGAGCAGTCTCTAACCACACCCTCCTCAGCCTGGAGGCAGCCGCCATAGGCCAGGGTGTCCCAGCCTCCTTCCTGTCCCCGCCCTCCTCAGAGTCCCCGGTGGGGGTCACCCTCAGCAGCCCCCTTGACCTGGGGAGCCTGAGCTTCGCTGAGCTGGACGAGTCAGAGGCCTCAGGCCTCTACCCGGACGTCAGCCTGAGCTCCATCCTCATGGACGAGGGGTGCACCCTGTCTCccgagagggagggggacccccttttctcccctctgtcccccggTGCCTCCAGGAGCAGCCTCGATATGGACGAGGACTTGTGA